The Cololabis saira isolate AMF1-May2022 chromosome 20, fColSai1.1, whole genome shotgun sequence genome includes a window with the following:
- the LOC133420852 gene encoding rano class II histocompatibility antigen, D-1 beta chain-like: protein MDSTFIRVCLLFITISTADAMVHHFLRNCEFNSSKLEDIEFILSMYYDKVEFLRFTSSSGKFVGYTEFGVKQADYFNKDAAQMSSWRAQKESVCVHNIDMNYSNILDKSVEPKVKLRSTAPPPGQHPAMLVCSAYDFYPKNIKMTWFRDGQEVKTSVSYTDELADGDWYYQYHSHLEYTPRSGEKISCVVHHVSLKEALKIDWDPSMPESERNKIAIGASGLILGLVLSLAGFIYYKRKARGRILVPSN, encoded by the exons ATGGATTCAACTTTCATCAGAGTCtgcctcctcttcatcaccatcaGCACTGCAG ATGCAATGGTGCATCATTTTTTACGGAACTGTGAGTTTAACTCCAGTAAACTGGAGGACATCGAGTTCATCCTCTCCATGTATTACGACAAGGTGGAGTTCCTCAGGTTCACCAGCAGTTCTGGGAAGTTTGTTGGCTACACGGAGTTTGGAGTGAAGCAGGCGGACTACTTCAACAAGGATGCTGCGCAAATGAGCAGCTGGAGGGCTCAGAAGGAGAGCGTCTGTGTTCACAACATTGATATGAACTACAGCAACATTCTGGATAAATCAG TGGAGCCGAAGGTCAAGCTGCGCTCCACGGCGCCCCCTCCTGGCCAGCACCCCGCCATGCTGGTCTGCAGCGCCTACGACTTCTACCCCAAGAACATCAAGATGACCTGGTTCAGAGACGGACAGGAGGTCAAAACCTCCGTCAGCTACACTGATGAGCTGGCAGACGGAGACTGGTACTACCAGTACCACTCCCACCTGGAGTACACGCCCCG GTCTGGTGAGAAGATCTCCTGTGTGGTCCACCACGTCAGCCTGAAAGAAGCTCTGAAAATTGACTGGG ATCCGTCCATGCCCGAGTCCGAGAGAAACAAGATCGCCATCGGAGCTTCAGGACTGATCCTGGGTCTGGTTTTGTCTCTGGCTGGATTCATCTACTACAAGAGGAAGGCCCGAG GACGTATTCTGGTCCCCTCTAACTGA